The sequence below is a genomic window from Cicer arietinum cultivar CDC Frontier isolate Library 1 chromosome 6, Cicar.CDCFrontier_v2.0, whole genome shotgun sequence.
ATCCAACCGCTTGCATCACCGACAACGACATTAGAGTGTTTTCATGCTTCCATCAGAGCATAGAGACATTAGACTTATTATTAACAGAGACAATATCACAAACACATGACATGCAGTTTTAAAGGATGATTGAAAATTGGGgtaactactactactactactcaaATTTCTCCATCACTTCCGAAGTTTTTTAGGCATCATCAAACCATTGTCACATGTTTTTAAAATCGTCCGTAATTTGACTGATTCTATACTTTTTCTTTGGTGCTTCCGTGGAACAACACATGGTATGATTTATGTggatcaatattaaaaaattattataattgtagatattttgcataaataaaaatttataattttctttatttttacaGCTGAGAGAGTAATTTGATTCTTATTGATTTAACAGAAATAGAATTGTAGaacacatttattttttctaacttTTACCAAATAAACATCAATTGAATCACTTTATTAATCGTAAAAATCAGGAGTATCATAAACTTCTACTATTCTACTTCTTTTAATTGATCACAAACCACAAGAAATATTTACCCAATCTAAAAAAAGAATGTGTGAAATTTTTACTGCAGGAAATTTTGGTAAAGTTGAatcatatatacataaaaaataaattagaaaaaaataatattaaagagaTTTGCAGAtatctaattttatttgaagCTCCACGTGGCAGTATATTATTGCACAATGAGATTTAGGAGTAAGATGTGTTTATGGTTGGCAATGTTTGTAGCAAGTTTGACACACCATTACCATGGCTCTCTCGTCACCACTTCAGACCCTCCAAGGAATGTTGTGTTTATGGTGCCTTCGCTGTTGCGTTGGCGATTACCATGGCTCTCTCGTCACCACTTCAGAACCTCTCTTCATTAATCTCTGCTCACGGAATCGCCACCGCAACAGCGAAGGCACCATCACGGCATCAGTGTGCGGTTCACGCGGCGGCATCCGACACAGCCACGACCGTTGAAGTTGGCAGTTATGAAGAAGGGAAATTGGTGCGACCAAAATGGACTGGAGAAACCCCTCTGTCTCGCATGGTTCGAGCTCTCATATCTTTCAAACCCTTATACTCTATCCTCAAACTTGGTGCTAGACAGGTTTTAATAAGGTTCACAATTACCTCAACACTTCAGATTTTGCAATAACTacttttctaatattctaacaactagtttcaaaattatgttgattgtgttttttttttaatgtgaaaaTGCACAGTACAGCTGAGAAAAACAACATACCTTGGAGGGAAATGACGAAAGAGATTTTGGAATCACAAGTTTATAAGGAAATGGATACCATTCAAAACCACTCTTTAGTATATCCAGATTGTAATTTTATCTTACTTTTTGTTTTGGTGTTTCTGTTCTACTGTTTTCCTTTTTTTACCTGCATGTTTCAATTTTATTGATAGAGAGACTTCTTGATTTACTTTACAGATTATTTGAATCCATTCCATGCGTATGATGAGGGGAATCTTACATGGCTGGTAAATGAATAGATGGTTTTATTTGGTCATTCCTAATTCTATTTGCTGTCATGAGTTGAAATTTATTAtctgtgattttttttttctggaaaGTTAACAAGGCAGATTTTTGTCAAAGGTTATATACATTATACTTGTAAAATTGTGTCTGTTATCCATTCAACATATAactatttgaatttatttatttcaaattaccTTAACAAAGTTATATACATTATACTTGTAAAAATGTGTCTTCTCACTCGTCATCCATTCAAGATATACTTAATTGAATTTGTTTATTTCAGGTTACTCACTTGTGAAATTGTTTGGGAAAGTTTAGagaaacaacttatgacatgtcTATAAGTTGTGTTCAACTTATTTTCATAAGTTCTTTCATGGTAGTTTACGAAAACAACTTATAGATTATAAGAAattagtttgactttattttatcttttgttatagaaatagcttatacttagtatttatatgataaacaCTATTAAGTTATTTATTCAATCAAGGTTATAGTTGATAACAGTCAAAAAAATGTTTAGACTTGAATTTGACCTTTTGCCCTTGCAATATGCTTTAGTTTAATCTTGTGTAGAGTAGTGTCTGTTCATGCACATTTACTAAATTGTGATATTTTCCAATGTAACATGtggttttttctttcttttgttctttAGCGACCATTTGAATCTTAGGTGCATTGTTGACTTGCACTTTAGTGATATCATAGTAGTAAGATCTGTATTATATGATGATAGGCAGCAGCAGAAGCAGAGGCGGCTACTAAGTCAATGGTAAGACGAGCAATTCCCAACGCTTCTTCCATCGATGAAGCAACTCAAATACTGCGTGGCAATTGGCTTCAAGCAATTGAACAACACCATCTACAACATTCACAAACATCCATGATTAGCGACATTCTAGACATTGGATGCTCAGTGGGAGTAAGCTCAAGATGTCTGGCAGACAAGTTCCCAACGGCGAATGTCACCGTGAGTTTATTATAGATGAAATTGCTTTTTCAACACCATGTAATGTAATGATGGAGATAGCATAAGAGAATCAGCAACACATAAAATTATTCCTGGTCAACTTCAATTT
It includes:
- the LOC101512863 gene encoding uncharacterized protein, whose translation is MVGNVCSKFDTPLPWLSRHHFRPSKECCVYGAFAVALAITMALSSPLQNLSSLISAHGIATATAKAPSRHQCAVHAAASDTATTVEVGSYEEGKLVRPKWTGETPLSRMVRALISFKPLYSILKLGARQVLISTAEKNNIPWREMTKEILESQVYKEMDTIQNHSLVYPDYYLNPFHAYDEGNLTWLAAAEAEAATKSMVRRAIPNASSIDEATQILRGNWLQAIEQHHLQHSQTSMISDILDIGCSVGVSSRCLADKFPTANVTGLDLSPYFLAVAQHKEKRGAPRKNPIKWIHANGEDTGLPSKSFDLVSIAYVFHECPARAIVNVVKEAFRLLRPGGTLAMTDNSPKSKVLQELSPVLFTLMKSTEPFLDEYYLTDMDETLMEAGFVNITSILTNPRHVTLTATVPQ